The following proteins are encoded in a genomic region of Ostrea edulis chromosome 7, xbOstEdul1.1, whole genome shotgun sequence:
- the LOC125656975 gene encoding paired box protein Pax-8-like: MPHTGQTGVNQLGGVFVNGRPLPEHVRRRIVELAHMGVRPCDISRQLLVSHGCVSKILTRYYETGSIKPGSIGGSKPKQVATPYIIKRILDIKRQHPGSFAWEIRDQLLTLGICDEQTIPSVSSINRILRNSGTFSLGYHADDILGYQSIYGRYQGVPGMLATSCAETNSLSLAVPGLSYPRLVEQINDDGKGSKETETDDENVTAATSKEKESKDNKGEDEFKIEERFPSLLGKVKTAHALNKSGRGSNARDFLDNISDEDTPCKRDQSVVKERSKEKFEDSPRVDMDILKNKTLQDTYFSKCLTSMSSKAVREPSPSGTLYHPYARYSTSSRGHDITPYVIPRLCMFPERFSPYAHSLFSPADSRHSSLSRSIEPHLFKHSSLK, translated from the exons gtcagacaGGGGTCAACCAACTTGGGGGTGTATTTGTCAATGGCAGACCACTTCCAGAACACGTCAGGCGCCGAATCGTCGAGCTTGCGCACATGGGAGTCAGGCCGTGTGACATTTCCCGCCAACTTTTGGTTTCTCATGGCTGTGTCAGCAAAATTCTGACGAGATACTACGAGACTGGATCCATCAAACCGGGGTCGATAGGCGGAAGTAAACCAAAG CAAGTCGCCACGCCCTACATCATCAAGCGTATATTGGACATCAAACGTCAACATCCGGGAAGTTTTGCGTGGGAAATCCGTGATCAGCTCCTGACGCTTGGAATCTGTGACGAGCAGACCATTCCCAGCGTTAGTTCCATAAATAGAATCCTCAGAAATTCCGGAACTTTCTCCCTTGGATATCATGCGGATGACATCTTGGGATACCAGTCCATCTATGGTCGCTACCAAGGAGTTCCGGGTATGTTGGCGACATCTTGTGCAGAGACAAATAGCTTATCATTGGCTGTTCCGGGTCTATCATATCCCAGACTGGTGGAACAAATCAATGATGACGGCAAAGGATCCAAGGAAACCGAAACTGATGACGAGAATGTGACAGCAG CAACATCAAAAGAGAAGGAATCAAAGGACAACAAAGGTGAAGACGAATTTAAGATCGAGGAGAGATTCCCCAGCCTTCTGGGGAAAGTGAAGACTGCGCATGCTCTGAATAAATCAGGCAGAGGCAGCAATGCGAGGGATTTTCTGGATAACATCTCCGATGAAGATACGCCATGTAAAAGAGATCAGTCGGTTGTGAAGGAAAGATCCAAGGAAAAGTTTGAGGACAGTCCAAGAGTTGATAtggatattctcaaaaacaaaaCTCTCCAAGATACTTACTTCTCAAAATGTTTAACATCCATGAGCTCTAAAGCTGTGAGGGAACCATCACCGAGCGGTACACTTTACCATCCATACGCGAGATACAGCACATCGTCACGTGGTCATGACATAACTCCTTACGTCATCCCAAGATTGTGTATGTTCCCAGAAAGATTTTCTCCCTATGCACATTCGCTTTTTTCTCCTGCGGATTCTAGACACTCGTCCCTCAGTCGAAGTATTGAGCCGCATTTGTTTAAGCATAGCTCGCTAAAGTAG